GTTTGGCTGTACCAGACGACGGCCGCTTTTTTAACCTCGATCGGTTGGGCCGCCTGCGGGGGCCGGCTGCCGGGATTATCGGCCCGGGCTTTGCCGAGACCGCACCGGGCTGCAATGGTCGTTGCTGTCATTACGGTTAGGAAACGGCGACGGTTCATGGTGGTTCCCTTTATGAGCGGTTCAGCCGGCGCGTTCGATGACGGCGCGAGCGGTTTTCTCGAGGATCTGCACGGCAAAAACCAGCATCTGGAAGCGCGGGTCTTTGGTTTGGCCGTGGTAGAAACGGTAGTAGATCTGCTGCGCGATCACGGCGAGCCGGAACAGGCCGAAGCAATAATAGAAATCAAACGAGTCGATCTCGCGGCCCATTTGTTGTGCATAGAGGGCCACGATTTCGTCACGCGTGAGCATGCCGGGTAGATGCGTCGGCAACTGCCGCATCATCTGCAGGTCGTCGGGATCGGCGGGGCTGACCCAGTAGGCAAGTGAGCCGCCCAGGTCCATGAGCGGATCGCCGATGGTCGCCATTTCCCAATCGAGCACGCCGATGATGCGCGTGGGGTCGTCCGGGTCGAGCACCAGGTTGTCGAACTTGTAGTCGTTGTGAATCAGGGCGGGCGTCGCGCTGTCCGCCGGCATGGTTTGGGCAAGCCACGCCATGACGGCTTCGAAATCCGGCGCGTCGTCAGTTTTCGCGCGGCGATAGCGGCGACTCCATCCTTCCACCTGCCGCCGCACGTAACCTTCCGGTTTGCCGAAATCGCCCAAGCCCGCCGCGTGGTAGTCGAGCG
Above is a genomic segment from Candidatus Lernaella stagnicola containing:
- a CDS encoding phosphotransferase family protein, which gives rise to MRARSMGVEFIDKAKPIRSGEELPWDKVEAFLKDTIPGLQGDLQVLQFPSGFSNLTYLVSIGDRELVLRRPPFGTKAETAHDMAREYNIFRALRPVFPYCPEPLAYCDDPAVTDAPFYVMDRIRGIILRANPPKGMTLSPEQARSLCENLVDLWCKLHSLDYHAAGLGDFGKPEGYVRRQVEGWSRRYRRAKTDDAPDFEAVMAWLAQTMPADSATPALIHNDYKFDNLVLDPDDPTRIIGVLDWEMATIGDPLMDLGGSLAYWVSPADPDDLQMMRQLPTHLPGMLTRDEIVALYAQQMGREIDSFDFYYCFGLFRLAVIAQQIYYRFYHGQTKDPRFQMLVFAVQILEKTARAVIERAG